A region of Myxococcus stipitatus DSM 14675 DNA encodes the following proteins:
- the rdgC gene encoding recombination-associated protein RdgC, giving the protein MPVLRGAVTFSRFRVEHAKEAPSDIKRWLTRGLKAHAFEPIDRRSEDDRAAGFVELENADAVDFSAGRVFYGEYALFSFRIDSLKVPAAAMKAELAKWSANFEQENDRPASRGEKTQAKAQIKQMLRTRATPRTNVLDVSWNQTTQQMQIWAASRKVVEEIIIALENALSLKFVGLTPAAIAQTSGLDEGALGPTAELIGMDLPATAEVAHGEA; this is encoded by the coding sequence ATGCCTGTCCTCCGTGGTGCAGTCACCTTCTCGCGCTTCCGCGTTGAACACGCGAAGGAAGCGCCTTCCGACATCAAGCGCTGGCTGACCCGTGGTCTCAAGGCGCACGCGTTCGAGCCCATCGACCGCCGCTCCGAGGATGACCGCGCCGCGGGCTTCGTGGAGCTGGAGAACGCCGACGCTGTCGACTTCTCCGCCGGCCGCGTCTTCTATGGCGAGTACGCGCTCTTCTCCTTCCGCATCGACTCGCTCAAGGTGCCCGCGGCGGCGATGAAGGCGGAGCTGGCGAAGTGGTCCGCCAACTTCGAGCAGGAGAATGACCGGCCGGCCAGCCGAGGCGAGAAGACGCAGGCCAAGGCGCAGATCAAGCAGATGCTGCGCACGCGCGCCACGCCTCGCACCAACGTGCTGGACGTGAGCTGGAACCAGACGACGCAGCAGATGCAGATCTGGGCCGCGTCTCGCAAGGTGGTGGAGGAGATCATCATCGCGCTGGAGAACGCGCTGTCGCTGAAGTTCGTGGGCCTGACGCCCGCGGCCATCGCGCAGACGTCGGGACTCGACGAGGGGGCCCTGGGGCCCACCGCGGAGCTGATTGGCATGGACCTGCCGGCGACGGCGGAGGTGGCGCATGGGGAAGCGTGA